AACAATTTAGCTGGCAATGACAATGATCAACGCAATCATGAATAAAGAATAAATGAAAAAATCCCTTTGGATGAAAGGGATTTTTTTACCGATGGAGGATTATCTTTTTTGGGGATTTTTTTTATTTTGTAATTTTGTAATTTTTATGATTTACAATCGTGATCAAGGGTTCATCCTTTTCTTTTGAAACACCGTATTGAACCATTACAGAATTTTCCCTTACTCCCGTAACCACACCTTCTAAAGAATTCCCCTCTCGTTTAAAGGAAATCTTATCGCCAACTTTTGCATTAGCCATTCTATCACCTCGACTATATATTTTCCAATCATACCAGATAAAATACTTGTTTGCCAGTGATTAAACAGTAGTGTTTATTATACTAATGTAAACCATTTTTATGATATTTTGAAAATCGAAAAGAACGGGAGAATGATAATGGTACCTGTAAGGAAAAAAACAGCAAGTGCACTCATTTTTTGTTTTTCCTTCCATAAAGTTACACCAAAACCACAGGTATAAATCGCAATCGAGAACAGAGCAAGACCAATAAGGATTTGCAACTTACTCCCCCACCTTTATCGGTTTTTTAATTACTTTCCCATAATCCACAATTTTAACATTTGCTTTAACCTGAATGTCTGCATTTATGTACGATTTAGCCCAATTAAATTTTTTATATTCATGAATCGTTCCAAAATATTTTCGTGCATAAAAAGATAAAGGGTATGGTACACCTTTTAATTGGGTTTGTGATTTTTTTAACACTTTTTCATTTAAGTCCTCGATATCTTTGACTATATTTTGTTTTAAGATTTGTCGGTTTTTTTCCTTTAAAAAGTTAACCATTGAAGGATTTGACATAATTTCATACTCTAAAGGTATCGTTATGAAAATCTTTGGCTTGGCCCCCTTCAGATTCATCCTAACTTTATTGTTTTTTGTTTTCGATACTCTAGCTGAAAACTGTTTCTTATTGTCAGAAAAGGGGTCAGGGAAATTCACTAATATATCTTTAATATTCGTTGTATCATCTAGGATGTTGATAATGCGTGTTTCTTGACCGGTAAGCTTATCAATCATGACGCCATTCTTAAAGACCGCTGATCCAATAAATTGGGTGTCATCCAGTTCACCTGTAGCATCCAGCCCCCCTGCCATGTATTCATCTTCCTGTTTTATTTCACGATGCTTTTGCCTTTCGGCTGTGGTATACATCGCCAAATAGAGGTCTGTCCCTCTTTCAGCTGTTTGAAGGTAACGAAAGAGTGTAGAATCCGGAATCAGCCCATTTTCAATTCCATGATTGATCATATATTGATAGTATTTATGCGGCCTTGTTTCCATTTTGGGTCGATTATGTATAAAATACTCGCTTGCCTTTTCTTTCGATACAGCTAAAAAACTATTTTGGTGGATTTCTTTATCTTTTGTAATATCATAGAAAGTAGAGGGAAAGAGTTTGTCTCTTGCAAAGTCCTCAGAAACAACAAAAATTCTTAATAGTTCATAGCTTACTTTGCGGGAAATGACTGCATTGGCAGTAGCTTTTGCTGCAATGAAATCATTGGCATCGAAAGAGATAATTTCTCGCGGTTTTTCTGTTGAACCGCCGCCGCCTTGCATACTCCCCACCTCGGGATTGGCTAGTAACATGGTGACTTTAATTTTACCCTCCTTACTAGAACGATCAAGTCCCAGCCCAATGACATAGGATTTATCTTCAATTTCTTCACGATCCCAACAGCCTGTTAAAACGAAAATCATGACGAAAAAAAACAATAATCTACATGCTGTTTTTGTTTTTGGCATGTTTAAATTCTCCTTTTATCAATGCAACCAGCCATAAAAGAATCGAAATGACGGCGAACGTAGGACCCACTATATTTGTAATAGGAGTTTTAAAGTCTAGACCGGCATCCATGGGTGATTCGGGAATGATTCCAATCAATAAATAAATCGTTGCAAGTGATGGAATCAAGTATTTAAAGTCTTTAATTTTAAAAAGTTGACCAAACATGAGAGCATTAATATACAAAAATGCAGTAAACCGAATAAATGCACTGATAATCCAAATGATGAAAAATATGATTTCGACATTCGGTATAAATTCCCCAAGTGAAATAAAACGAATCGCAGTATGGAATGGATACCCAATTCCACCTAGTGAGGTATCGAACATACAGATAAAAAGGAAAGTTGCGGCGCTAATTTGGATACTGACATAAACATAGGCAATCGAAGTTCCTTTACTGAAAACTTTGTTGGATGTGAAGTACGGTATAATCATGGCAAATAAAAAAAACTCAGCAAATAAGGTTAGTTGTTGTGGGCCTTGCTTTAAAATTTCAAGCATGCCAGGACCCCAAATGGGAAAGATGGATTGAATATGGCCATGCTGCATACTGAGATAAAAGACAATATACAAAGAGACCAGCACATAGAAAACAATCAGATAAGATACCGATCCAATATGTTGAAGGCCTTTTTTAGCGCCATATGCACTGATAATCATTAAAATAGCATAGATAATCACATTAGGTGTTGACGTAAAATAAAACGCTCGAATGATATCAATATACGTTCTGGTACCGGCCGAAACCCCAAATGAACTGAGGATAAATATAACCAAACAAACAATAAAACCAAAATATTTTCCGAGTATTTTTTTAATAACGGAAAACAAATCTTTCCCTTGATACAATGCCATTGTTTTTATTAATAAGTATAGAGGGATAAAAAAGATTCCGGCTGATAGGAGCGGGAGCATCCATGCTGCATTTTGTACCTTATTATAAAGCATGGTCGGTGTATCCTCAGTTGCTTTCGCTCCGACCATTAAGATAGCGATGGAAACATATTCACGAATTCCTAGTTTTCCAGGGTGCTGGTTCATATATCTTTATCCCTTTCTCTGTTTAACGATATCCTTTGGTTTTAAATATCCTGGGCGGAACCTTTCTTTCATTGGAACATGACGGATTATTAAGTCCTTTGACGAGAAAGAATGTGGTGTCATCGGTGCAAAATATGGTGTGCCAAATGACTTCAATGAAGATAAATAAAAAAGTCCCGCCATTAATATAGCCATCACTCCATAAATTCCGATAAAGCCAGCTGAAAAAATAAATAAGAATCGTGTAATGCGAATGGCAAAATTCAAGCTTCCATCCGGGATAATAAATGAGCTCAATCCGCTTAAGGCTATGACGATGATGACAATTGGACTAATGATGTTTGCCTGCACAGCGGCTTGACCTAAGATTAACGCACCGACAATCCCAATCGTTGGACCTATGGGGGATGGCACACGTAAACCCGCTTCACGAATAAGCTCAAAAGCAATTTCCATCATCAAGACTTCTACAATCGATGGAAAGGGCACTTTCTCCCTTGTTCCTGCAATCGCCATTAACAAATCTGGAGGAATCATGCCGACATGAAAGTTTGTAATCGCAATATATAATGGAGAGGTAAAAACGGCAACAAACAGAGCAAGGAATCGTAAAATCCGAATGAAATTACCATAGGGTGTACGCAAGTAATGATCTTCTGGCGAATGGAACATAGACCAGAAGGTAGCAGGAAGAATCAGACAGCTTGGTGAATTTGACATTAATAATATGATGTGACCTTCTTCAATGAATGAGGCTGCCCGGTCAGGACGTTCGGTATATAATAGAGTTGGAAATAATGACCTTGGTCTTTCTTCTAGATATTGCTCAAGAATACTTAAATCGAGAATCTTATCCGTATCAAGAGAGGATAACTTATCTTTTATCGTTTGAAGTAGTTCATCATTCACTAAGTCTTTTTCATAAACAAGAAATACATCATTTCTTGAACGTTTTGTAATAATCTTTGACTCAACGATAAGATTTTCATTTTTAATCTTTTTACGGATTAAGGCAATATTATCAACAACTTTTTCGTTAAAAGCTTCTTTTGCCCCTTTTACAATGACTTCGTTTTCTGATTTTTCAATGGAACGGCCATGCGTTTTGGTCGTTTCATATAAATAGCATTGAGAATCGCCTTCCACAAAGAGTACAGTGACTCCACCCGAAATGAATTCAGTTATTTCTCCTATATTGGTTGCAGTCTTTGCCATTGGGTAGGAAACAATATTTTCAATCTTAGCTGAAGGCTCCTCGTTTCCCAATAGTTTTTCCATGATGCTTTCTTTAATATGCTCTAGGTCAACCATTGTACTTACGAAAAAAATAAAGGCACGGCGATTTAGTGAACGGATGATAAACTCACGTACCTTAACATCCGTATTTAAAGGCACACTAAAAATTGTCTTGAATGTCGCTAAATTTTGTTCATAGTCGCTGCTTATATCTTGTTTTTTTAATTCAATTTCCTCTGTATTGGATTTTTCCTTATATTCTGGTTCTGTAGTGAGACTTTTCAACAACAACTTGGAGATTTTCTTTCTCATCGTACACCCCTCCCAGTTTTTATATCGTTTTCCATTACTAGGAGTTTTATGTATGTATAGGAACTTAGTGAAAATTTTAAAAATTTTTATTTCGTAATTCGAAAAAAATGGTAAAATACAAGTTATTACAGTTTATGAATTAGGGGATTGGTATGAAAAAGAAATGGTTGATTTACAGTATGTTGTTTATTGCGACGGCTACCTGGGGAAGTGCCTTTATTGCTGGTAAAATTGCGGTTCAAAGCTTTGAACCGGCAACGGTAGCATTTTTACGATTTTTAGGTGCTGCAGTTCTTTTATTTCCACTTATGTGGATTATGGAAAAAAACCGAAAGAAACCAACACTCAAGGATTATGGATTATTTGCAGTTCTTGGCTTAACCGGTATCGCACTCTATAATATCTGTTTTTTTATCGCTACCAAACAGGCACCAGTGATTAAGAGTTCACTGTTTATTGCCTCAAACCCGGTATTAATTGTTCTGTTATCTGGGTTATTTTTAAAAGAAAAAATCACGAAGAATCATATTATTGGCATGGTAATTGCCCTATCGGGAGCTGCCTTTATTATCACAGATGGTCATATCCTAACATTGTTTCAATTAGGATTTGAAACGATTGATTTCGTTTTACTTGGTGCCGTCATTAGCTGGGCTTTATACAGTGTGGTTGGTAAAGTGGTTTTGAAAAAATATAGTGCCGTGGAATCCACTACTTACGCAGTTGCGTTTGGTACGGTATTTTTAGCACCGTTTGCTTTTGTTGAAACGTCCTGGCAGGATATTGCGCAGGCCAATGTTTCGACCTGGGTTGCGATAGCCCATATGAGTATTTTTGTAACCGTCGTTTCCTTCATCATGTATTATTACGGAATTAAAGAGGTTGGTGCCGCCAAAGCTTCTATTTTTATTAATGTCATGCCGGTATCGGCTGTATTGATGGCTACCATCTATCTAGGGGAAACCTTCACCTGGGCTCATGGAATCGGGGCTGCATTTGTATTAACTGGAGTCTATATTGGAACAAATACGAAGTTATTTACTAGAAAAGTATCAAACGTGAACGTTGCAGATTGTTAAGAGTTTTCAATATCCTCTTCGTTGAAGAAAAGCACCACGATTCAAAAGTGGTGCTTTTTCAATTTACTTTTGCTACTCCTAATGCAAAATAGTTCCAAAGTATATTCTCGACTAACTCAGCTTGTGTTTCTTCACAATCAATAATGAGAATAACCTCTGAATGCTTCCCCTTTAAAACTCGTTTTTTCTTCTTTAAAACTGTTTCAGTGAAAAGCCTAATTGCCAATCCTAGTACAAATCCGATAAAGGCACCAATAAGTCCCCAGTAAATTGGACCCCAAGCTAATTTAAATCCGATACTAGCACCAATTACCGAAAAGGCAGTTGCTAGGGCCATCCCTATATCACTAAATGAAGTACCGTCTGAATGATGTGTGGAATCAAAAACCTTGCGTCCCTCTGTTCTATTATCTAGTGGAATCGCAAATATAGCTTCTTTTTTAATCCCCTTTTTCTCCAATTGTGAAATAGCTATTTCTAAAAAAGCGTTACTTTCAAAAGTGGAAAAGAACTGCAAACGGATCACGTCACCTTTTGTCCTTTTAGTAGTCGAAAACCTATTGCTTGGTAATTCTTTTTTAAATATTTCATTTGTACTTCTTTGTAGAGTTTATTACTTTCGATTGCACTCATGTAAGCATCAAAAGCTGCAAAACCATAATGTGATGGAAGGAATAAGAGCCATTCAGGATTTAACACAATGGTGGCCTGCCCTACTTTACCTAAAAACAAGAGGGAAACGGCCTCCTGGGCATGCGAAAAATAAAAGAATACGACCACCCAAAAGATAACGAAAAAAGCTGTCATAATTCTATTTACATATAGCTGACCAAGACCAGGCATGAATAACGACCATACCACAGCAATAACAGGATTTCTTTTATCAAGGTAATTTATTTCAACTGCTCCTAGGCTGAAGGTATTAAAACTGTGATCCTCACTTTCTGCTAAAAGATAAATTTTGTTCATATCAACCGTTGTTCGATAACTATCCCATATGGTAAAAAGGTAAACTGGAATATACATTAAAAGCCATCTTGTGTCTAAAACTTCCTTCGCCAAATCAATATTTCCTTGAAAAGAGTAAATCATTGCTAGATTAACATGAGCCTTAATATTCACAATAACTTCCCAAATAAATAGTACATACCCTCTAAGGTACTTGGACAAAAGCATATGTCCGAATCCTGGAAACGCAGCGGACCACCAAGCAATAATATAAGGGTTTCGTAAGTGAATGTGAGAAATGCCTAAAATGCTAACATGTGCTTTGTATCGTCTGGCAGTGTTGTCGTTTGAAAAATTGTCCATTAATAGCCACCTACAGAACCCAATTAATTTCCAATAGTTTTCCAAAAAAGATTTTTATTATCCTATAATAGCAAATATAAAAAACTCATTCACGGTGCGGTGAACGAGTTTTTTAATTATTTATTATTCCACTCTTTTGCAAGCAAACTATAAGTAACAAGGTCTTCATAATGGTCGTATAGCCATTGCCCGTCTCGTCTAATTCCTTCATTAACAAAACCTAATCGCTCAGGTATAGCAATACTTTTATGATTGTTTACAGCGACTTGGATTTCGACTCTATTAATCTTTAGTGTTTCGAATAAATACTTTAATAA
This Neobacillus sp. YX16 DNA region includes the following protein-coding sequences:
- a CDS encoding DMT family transporter, giving the protein MKKKWLIYSMLFIATATWGSAFIAGKIAVQSFEPATVAFLRFLGAAVLLFPLMWIMEKNRKKPTLKDYGLFAVLGLTGIALYNICFFIATKQAPVIKSSLFIASNPVLIVLLSGLFLKEKITKNHIIGMVIALSGAAFIITDGHILTLFQLGFETIDFVLLGAVISWALYSVVGKVVLKKYSAVESTTYAVAFGTVFLAPFAFVETSWQDIAQANVSTWVAIAHMSIFVTVVSFIMYYYGIKEVGAAKASIFINVMPVSAVLMATIYLGETFTWAHGIGAAFVLTGVYIGTNTKLFTRKVSNVNVADC
- a CDS encoding DUF2187 family protein, translated to MANAKVGDKISFKREGNSLEGVVTGVRENSVMVQYGVSKEKDEPLITIVNHKNYKITK
- a CDS encoding spore germination protein, translated to MRKKISKLLLKSLTTEPEYKEKSNTEEIELKKQDISSDYEQNLATFKTIFSVPLNTDVKVREFIIRSLNRRAFIFFVSTMVDLEHIKESIMEKLLGNEEPSAKIENIVSYPMAKTATNIGEITEFISGGVTVLFVEGDSQCYLYETTKTHGRSIEKSENEVIVKGAKEAFNEKVVDNIALIRKKIKNENLIVESKIITKRSRNDVFLVYEKDLVNDELLQTIKDKLSSLDTDKILDLSILEQYLEERPRSLFPTLLYTERPDRAASFIEEGHIILLMSNSPSCLILPATFWSMFHSPEDHYLRTPYGNFIRILRFLALFVAVFTSPLYIAITNFHVGMIPPDLLMAIAGTREKVPFPSIVEVLMMEIAFELIREAGLRVPSPIGPTIGIVGALILGQAAVQANIISPIVIIVIALSGLSSFIIPDGSLNFAIRITRFLFIFSAGFIGIYGVMAILMAGLFYLSSLKSFGTPYFAPMTPHSFSSKDLIIRHVPMKERFRPGYLKPKDIVKQRKG
- a CDS encoding GerAB/ArcD/ProY family transporter, whose amino-acid sequence is MNQHPGKLGIREYVSIAILMVGAKATEDTPTMLYNKVQNAAWMLPLLSAGIFFIPLYLLIKTMALYQGKDLFSVIKKILGKYFGFIVCLVIFILSSFGVSAGTRTYIDIIRAFYFTSTPNVIIYAILMIISAYGAKKGLQHIGSVSYLIVFYVLVSLYIVFYLSMQHGHIQSIFPIWGPGMLEILKQGPQQLTLFAEFFLFAMIIPYFTSNKVFSKGTSIAYVYVSIQISAATFLFICMFDTSLGGIGYPFHTAIRFISLGEFIPNVEIIFFIIWIISAFIRFTAFLYINALMFGQLFKIKDFKYLIPSLATIYLLIGIIPESPMDAGLDFKTPITNIVGPTFAVISILLWLVALIKGEFKHAKNKNSM
- a CDS encoding Ger(x)C family spore germination protein; translated protein: MPKTKTACRLLFFFVMIFVLTGCWDREEIEDKSYVIGLGLDRSSKEGKIKVTMLLANPEVGSMQGGGGSTEKPREIISFDANDFIAAKATANAVISRKVSYELLRIFVVSEDFARDKLFPSTFYDITKDKEIHQNSFLAVSKEKASEYFIHNRPKMETRPHKYYQYMINHGIENGLIPDSTLFRYLQTAERGTDLYLAMYTTAERQKHREIKQEDEYMAGGLDATGELDDTQFIGSAVFKNGVMIDKLTGQETRIINILDDTTNIKDILVNFPDPFSDNKKQFSARVSKTKNNKVRMNLKGAKPKIFITIPLEYEIMSNPSMVNFLKEKNRQILKQNIVKDIEDLNEKVLKKSQTQLKGVPYPLSFYARKYFGTIHEYKKFNWAKSYINADIQVKANVKIVDYGKVIKKPIKVGE